A section of the Bacilli bacterium PM5-9 genome encodes:
- a CDS encoding APA family basic amino acid/polyamine antiporter (product_source=KO:K03294; cog=COG0531; ko=KO:K03294; pfam=PF13520; superfamily=103473; transmembrane_helix_parts=Inside_1_12,TMhelix_13_35,Outside_36_49,TMhelix_50_72,Inside_73_90,TMhelix_91_113,Outside_114_116,TMhelix_117_139,Inside_140_151,TMhelix_152_171,Outside_172_185,TMhelix_186_208,Inside_209_220,TMhelix_221_243,Outside_244_267,TMhelix_268_290,Inside_291_320,TMhelix_321_343,Outside_344_346,TMhelix_347_364,Inside_365_384,TMhelix_385_402,Outside_403_405,TMhelix_406_428,Inside_429_445) — MENHSSTKELKQVLGFSHLLTTAIGQIIGAGIMTLLGAAIAMTGRSVPIAFVIAAVLTVLVLIPAIIISGTVRVRGGQYTMVGLLAGEKMAGVFVILFIASNISMAMYGISFANYFIPFFGVGTTKVVAITVLTIFFVLNIFGIDKMAKFQTLIVLLLCIALGIFATFGFGQISPDYLTQDFYTDGISGLLKASGLLTFAIGGAFVIVNLSAEAKNPTRDIPLAMIISTFIVAIIYALVGIVASGVLPVSEVAGESLNVVANQILPKAAYAFFMVCGAMFALISTINAQYAWATKPILQACDDGWLPKKLAYLHPKFKTPVVLLGILYVIAIVCIITGLDISILGNLSVITTQLVFAIIGGFLWKLPKVVPLEWEKSKYKVGYKMIVFLSVISCLAALVNVYLNAIQLTTALVIGNVVLVVVAYIYAAWRVSTKKVNMTISYESE; from the coding sequence GGCGCTGCGATAGCGATGACTGGTCGATCAGTGCCTATTGCATTTGTGATTGCAGCAGTATTGACGGTCTTAGTATTAATTCCGGCAATCATTATTTCAGGAACAGTTCGTGTTCGTGGAGGGCAATACACAATGGTTGGTCTTCTTGCAGGCGAGAAGATGGCAGGAGTATTTGTTATTTTATTTATTGCATCAAACATCTCAATGGCGATGTATGGAATATCGTTTGCGAATTATTTCATTCCATTCTTTGGAGTGGGGACTACAAAGGTAGTTGCGATTACAGTATTGACAATATTCTTTGTATTAAATATCTTTGGAATAGATAAAATGGCAAAATTTCAAACATTAATTGTTTTATTGCTATGTATTGCACTTGGAATCTTTGCAACATTTGGTTTTGGTCAAATCAGTCCAGATTATTTAACTCAAGATTTCTATACTGATGGAATTTCAGGTTTATTAAAAGCATCTGGTTTACTTACTTTTGCAATAGGTGGAGCCTTTGTAATCGTTAACCTTAGTGCAGAAGCTAAAAACCCTACAAGAGATATTCCACTTGCTATGATTATATCAACATTTATTGTTGCGATTATTTATGCATTAGTAGGAATTGTTGCTTCAGGTGTTTTACCAGTATCAGAAGTTGCTGGAGAATCATTAAATGTTGTTGCAAATCAAATTCTACCAAAAGCTGCTTATGCATTCTTTATGGTATGTGGTGCAATGTTTGCTTTAATCTCTACAATTAATGCTCAATATGCATGGGCAACTAAACCAATTTTACAAGCATGTGATGATGGTTGGTTACCTAAAAAATTAGCTTACCTACATCCTAAGTTTAAAACTCCAGTAGTTCTTCTTGGAATCTTATATGTGATTGCAATTGTATGTATCATTACTGGTTTAGATATTAGTATTCTTGGTAACTTATCAGTTATTACTACTCAACTTGTATTTGCTATTATTGGTGGATTCTTATGGAAATTACCAAAAGTTGTGCCATTAGAATGGGAAAAATCAAAATATAAAGTTGGTTACAAAATGATTGTTTTCTTATCTGTTATTTCTTGTTTAGCTGCATTAGTAAATGTGTACTTAAATGCAATTCAATTGACTACTGCTTTAGTAATTGGTAATGTTGTTTTAGTTGTAGTAGCTTATATCTATGCTGCTTGGCGTGTTAGCACGAAAAAAGTTAACATGACAATTAGCTATGAAAGTGAATAA